The following are encoded in a window of Pseudoalteromonas tetraodonis genomic DNA:
- the ppsR gene encoding posphoenolpyruvate synthetase regulatory kinase/phosphorylase PpsR, translated as MRTAFYISDGTAITSEVFGHATLSLFPVEFNHKTIPFVETEEKAHEIKALINATSSKQGEKPLVFFTFVNHKLSEIIRSADAVSYDFLSTYSEKIEKELNVAPVPKVHRTHSIHEKSYDFRIDAVNYALMNDDGGNIKNFAEADIILVGVSRSGKTPTSLYLALQYGIKAANYPITEDDLESEGLPKCLVPYKHKLFGLTIDPERLAAIRDRRMANSKYASIRQCRIEVREVEMLYKKHKIAHLNSTHHSVEEISAKIISDTGLERRKY; from the coding sequence ATGAGAACTGCGTTTTATATTTCAGATGGCACAGCAATCACATCTGAAGTGTTTGGTCATGCGACTTTATCTTTATTCCCTGTCGAATTTAATCATAAAACAATCCCTTTTGTAGAAACTGAAGAAAAAGCGCATGAAATAAAAGCGCTTATTAACGCCACGTCATCTAAGCAAGGTGAAAAGCCTTTGGTGTTTTTTACTTTTGTGAATCATAAGCTGTCTGAGATTATTCGCTCAGCGGATGCAGTTTCATACGATTTTTTAAGTACCTATAGTGAAAAAATTGAAAAAGAATTAAATGTAGCGCCAGTACCAAAAGTACACAGAACACACTCTATTCATGAAAAAAGTTATGATTTTAGAATTGATGCCGTTAATTACGCGTTGATGAATGATGATGGTGGCAACATTAAAAACTTTGCGGAGGCTGATATTATTTTAGTTGGCGTTAGTCGAAGTGGTAAAACACCCACCAGTCTTTATTTAGCTTTGCAGTATGGCATTAAAGCAGCCAATTACCCGATCACCGAAGACGACTTAGAAAGCGAAGGTTTACCAAAATGCTTAGTGCCTTATAAGCATAAACTGTTTGGCTTAACTATTGATCCAGAGCGTTTGGCTGCAATAAGAGACAGGCGCATGGCAAATTCAAAATACGCATCAATCAGGCAGTGTCGTATTGAAGTGCGCGAAGTTGAAATGCTGTATAAAAAACATAAAATTGCACATTTAAATTCAACTCACCATTCAGTTGAAGAAATTTCAGCAAAAATCATTTCTGATACAGGCCTTGAGCGTCGTAAGTACTAA